One region of gamma proteobacterium HIMB55 genomic DNA includes:
- a CDS encoding penicillin-binding protein, beta-lactamase class C (PFAM: Beta-lactamase): protein MKFWQTLVVLLIAGGVMSTAASETPPVMDGFPPSAESQVTKKNQRNWPYSQWAFQNFGAPNNTVMVPRAGEIHHFPRDESRLSSFEVDGKSLADVFEANAADALVVIHGDTLVHESYWNGMDAHRQHIWYSMTKSLVSSIAGLLVESGQLDLTKSPSDYIPELEGSAFDRVTVQQVLDHASGLAFEENYVDPKSDFFLYYAPALNLGYLRGAADLQPGESDIYGVYDFLTKFVQPDPETPPGYRFDYNSANADVLGWLVSRLMDKPLNDVIRDEVWAKLGTEHDAFIAVDRAYIPVATGGYNATARDAARFGVMIRDKGVFRGERVLPASWLEHMVAVKDSDRKAMARNPNYSQADWIAYQDMWWILDDQAEEFCAVGIHGQVIYVNRSTDTVMVWFSSQPDAASTLAPEFPIKLDAARRAASYLAEQ from the coding sequence ATGAAGTTCTGGCAGACGCTTGTAGTACTTCTCATAGCGGGAGGTGTTATGTCGACAGCAGCGAGTGAAACCCCTCCGGTGATGGATGGCTTTCCGCCATCTGCGGAATCGCAGGTTACAAAGAAGAATCAACGCAACTGGCCCTACAGCCAATGGGCTTTCCAAAATTTCGGGGCCCCCAACAACACCGTCATGGTCCCGCGTGCCGGTGAGATCCATCATTTTCCCAGAGATGAGAGTCGACTGAGCAGTTTTGAAGTCGACGGAAAGTCGCTGGCAGACGTTTTTGAGGCAAATGCAGCCGACGCACTTGTCGTGATTCACGGCGACACCTTGGTACACGAGTCCTACTGGAACGGTATGGACGCGCACCGCCAGCATATTTGGTATTCGATGACCAAGTCCTTGGTTAGCAGCATTGCCGGACTGCTCGTTGAGAGTGGGCAACTTGATCTTACGAAGAGCCCTTCAGACTACATTCCTGAACTCGAGGGAAGTGCCTTTGACCGCGTCACTGTACAGCAGGTTTTAGACCACGCGAGCGGCCTCGCCTTTGAGGAGAATTACGTCGATCCGAAAAGTGATTTTTTCCTCTACTACGCTCCGGCGTTGAACCTTGGGTATTTGCGCGGCGCGGCAGATCTTCAGCCTGGCGAGTCCGATATATACGGTGTTTATGACTTCCTGACGAAGTTTGTTCAGCCCGATCCCGAGACACCACCAGGCTATCGTTTCGATTACAACTCTGCCAATGCGGACGTTCTGGGTTGGTTAGTTTCTCGTTTGATGGATAAGCCACTCAATGATGTTATTCGTGACGAGGTGTGGGCAAAGTTAGGCACCGAGCACGACGCCTTTATTGCGGTTGATCGCGCTTACATCCCCGTGGCTACGGGCGGCTATAACGCCACCGCGCGAGATGCAGCACGTTTTGGTGTCATGATTCGTGACAAGGGCGTGTTTCGTGGCGAGCGCGTCCTGCCGGCCTCGTGGCTAGAGCACATGGTTGCTGTCAAAGACAGCGACCGAAAGGCGATGGCGCGCAACCCAAATTACTCGCAGGCTGATTGGATCGCCTACCAAGATATGTGGTGGATCCTCGATGATCAGGCTGAGGAGTTTTGTGCGGTTGGTATTCATGGGCAGGTAATTTACGTGAACCGAAGCACCGATACGGTCATGGTTTGGTTCTCGAGTCAGCCTGACGCAGCCTCAACCTTAGCACCTGAATTTCCCATTAAACTCGATGCGGCGCGACGTGCTGCAAGCTATCTAGCGGAGCAATAA
- a CDS encoding SNF family Na+-dependent transporter (PFAM: Sodium:neurotransmitter symporter family), translated as MAAGTPVWSSRFAFIMASVGFAVGLGNIWRLPYVTGENGGGAFVLVYLLFVFAIGVPCVMAELMVGRRGQSSPSKSMATVAEESGRSRLWGGVGGLGVFTAYTISITYAVVVGWVLWYLIQALMTGFAGYDAAMATSSFNGLLDDGSTMLIMTILGNLIVGGIIYAGVTGGIERAVTFMMPLLFALLVGLGIYNMFAGGFGETLSWLFTPDFSKIDGPVLLAAVGQAFFSIGVGMGGMMAYGSYLPANFSITRGAMMIVLADTLVALLAGFVVFPMVFNYGLDMAGGAGLIFQTLPVAFAQMPGGHIFAVLFFVMLSVAGITSMVGLLEAVTSWTDQKTTLGREMSAVVVVGSVTFCSIASVFSYNVWQDYTLFGMNFNAASEGLYDKITLPLGGLLIALFVGWFMKRDFAFSELATTEQTFGIWQLLLKFVVVPAIAIILITGLV; from the coding sequence ATGGCAGCAGGAACTCCCGTTTGGTCTAGCCGATTCGCCTTTATCATGGCGAGTGTCGGTTTTGCCGTAGGCCTCGGAAACATTTGGCGCCTCCCCTATGTCACCGGCGAAAACGGTGGCGGAGCATTTGTATTGGTTTACCTGTTGTTTGTTTTTGCCATTGGCGTGCCCTGCGTTATGGCGGAACTCATGGTAGGTCGACGTGGACAATCGAGTCCCTCGAAGTCTATGGCGACGGTTGCTGAGGAGAGCGGGCGCAGTCGACTCTGGGGTGGTGTTGGTGGCCTCGGTGTTTTTACTGCCTATACGATTTCAATCACGTACGCGGTCGTTGTGGGTTGGGTGCTTTGGTACTTGATTCAGGCGTTGATGACAGGTTTCGCCGGGTACGACGCGGCTATGGCAACGAGCTCATTCAACGGTCTACTGGACGACGGCTCCACCATGTTGATCATGACCATTCTGGGCAACTTGATCGTCGGTGGCATTATCTACGCAGGCGTCACGGGTGGTATCGAGCGCGCCGTGACCTTCATGATGCCCCTACTTTTTGCACTGCTTGTCGGCTTGGGCATCTACAACATGTTCGCTGGAGGTTTTGGTGAGACGCTGAGCTGGCTGTTTACACCTGATTTCAGCAAGATTGATGGGCCCGTTTTACTCGCGGCGGTAGGTCAAGCGTTCTTCTCGATCGGCGTGGGTATGGGTGGAATGATGGCTTACGGCTCTTATCTACCTGCGAATTTTTCCATTACCCGCGGCGCGATGATGATCGTGCTTGCTGACACTTTGGTTGCGCTGCTCGCGGGCTTTGTTGTCTTCCCGATGGTCTTTAATTACGGCCTCGACATGGCGGGCGGTGCGGGACTTATCTTCCAGACCTTGCCAGTTGCGTTCGCGCAAATGCCTGGCGGACATATCTTCGCAGTTTTGTTCTTCGTCATGTTATCGGTTGCTGGCATAACCTCGATGGTGGGCTTACTGGAGGCCGTTACTAGTTGGACCGATCAGAAGACAACGCTGGGTCGCGAGATGAGCGCCGTCGTAGTGGTGGGTTCGGTCACGTTCTGCAGTATCGCTTCGGTGTTCTCCTACAACGTTTGGCAGGATTACACGCTCTTTGGAATGAACTTCAATGCGGCATCCGAAGGTCTTTACGACAAGATTACGCTGCCCTTGGGCGGCTTGCTGATTGCGCTCTTTGTCGGATGGTTTATGAAACGTGACTTCGCGTTTTCAGAACTGGCAACCACTGAGCAGACTTTTGGTATTTGGCAATTGCTACTTAAATTCGTTGTGGTGCCCGCAATCGCCATCATTCTTATCACGGGGTTGGTGTAA
- a CDS encoding amino acid carrier protein (PFAM: Sodium:alanine symporter family~TIGRFAM: amino acid carrier protein), which translates to MLATVTDWLWSYVLIVALLAVGIRLTVAARFVQVRLFREMFRGLSGGFSGTEKGLSSFQALVVSVAGRVGGGNIAGVAVAITLGGPGALFWMWLIALIGMATSLFECALAQLYKQSDGSETFRGGPAYFMRQGLGWTTMPVIYSALLLVTIGFGFNAVQTYSVTNSIESAFDIPTWQSGVVLTAVMAVILFGGIRRLAAVSQVIVPVMVVGYFALAISILIANISEVPAALAMIFKSAFGLEQVVGGGVAAAIMQGARRGLFSNEAGLGTIPNVAATADVKHPIAQGLVQSLSVFIDTIVLCTCTALIILLSSAYQPDAINPQGVVLTQLAVAEQLGGWGESLVSVFLVLFATTTIAYNCYLGENSIAYFSKRPTWAIPAFRISVLMMIAWASVQDLGTVFSFSDLTMALLALTNLLALWYLAPIGMKLLKDFEAQLRSGGTPVFKRDLLPEEKLDERSWS; encoded by the coding sequence ATGCTAGCAACAGTTACGGATTGGTTGTGGTCTTATGTGCTCATCGTGGCACTTCTTGCGGTAGGCATTCGTCTCACGGTGGCGGCCCGGTTTGTGCAGGTACGGTTATTCCGCGAAATGTTCCGCGGTCTTTCGGGTGGCTTCAGCGGCACTGAGAAGGGGTTATCGAGCTTCCAGGCGCTGGTTGTCAGCGTCGCTGGTCGCGTAGGCGGCGGGAATATCGCAGGCGTCGCTGTTGCGATCACGCTTGGCGGTCCCGGCGCGTTGTTTTGGATGTGGCTGATTGCGCTAATCGGCATGGCGACAAGTTTGTTCGAATGTGCACTCGCGCAGCTCTACAAACAAAGCGATGGTTCGGAGACCTTCCGCGGCGGTCCTGCCTACTTCATGCGGCAGGGACTGGGCTGGACAACCATGCCCGTTATTTACTCTGCACTGCTCTTGGTGACAATTGGCTTTGGCTTTAATGCCGTCCAGACATACTCGGTCACTAACTCGATCGAGTCTGCTTTCGATATTCCCACTTGGCAGAGTGGTGTGGTGCTTACCGCTGTCATGGCAGTCATTTTGTTTGGTGGTATCCGACGGCTCGCTGCGGTTTCGCAAGTCATCGTGCCCGTTATGGTCGTGGGTTATTTTGCATTGGCTATCAGCATCTTAATTGCCAACATCAGTGAGGTGCCTGCGGCACTTGCCATGATTTTCAAATCGGCCTTTGGCTTGGAGCAAGTTGTCGGCGGTGGGGTTGCGGCGGCGATTATGCAGGGTGCTCGACGCGGATTATTTTCTAACGAGGCGGGCCTAGGAACGATACCTAACGTTGCGGCTACAGCTGATGTAAAACACCCCATTGCTCAAGGTCTGGTTCAGAGTCTGAGTGTTTTCATCGATACGATTGTCCTCTGTACCTGCACAGCACTCATTATTCTTCTGTCCTCCGCCTACCAACCTGATGCAATCAACCCTCAAGGCGTGGTTCTTACTCAGCTGGCCGTGGCTGAGCAGCTGGGTGGCTGGGGCGAATCCTTGGTAAGCGTGTTCTTGGTGCTGTTTGCTACCACGACGATTGCCTACAACTGTTACCTCGGTGAAAACAGTATCGCCTATTTCTCAAAGCGCCCGACATGGGCGATTCCGGCGTTTCGCATCTCGGTACTGATGATGATTGCTTGGGCCTCTGTTCAAGACTTGGGGACCGTGTTTAGCTTCTCTGATCTGACCATGGCGCTATTGGCTCTCACCAACTTGCTCGCCCTATGGTATCTGGCGCCGATTGGCATGAAGCTGCTCAAAGACTTCGAGGCGCAATTGAGATCGGGCGGTACTCCGGTTTTCAAACGCGATCTGCTACCTGAAGAGAAGCTCGACGAGCGCAGCTGGTCATAG
- a CDS encoding dehydrogenase of unknown specificity, short-chain alcohol dehydrogenase like protein (PFAM: short chain dehydrogenase), with product MEGKHVVITGPTAGIGRASALVLAAQGAQLTLLCRNLEKGREVADEIASAGGLTPNVILMDMSRLDSVRSAANSVLEVGQPIDVLLNNAGLMNSHRRETVDGYEETMAVNHFAPFLLTGLLLPAIKSVGRGARIVNVASGAHKFVKGMQFDDLQSENEFKMFNVYGRSKLANMLFTRSLAARLEADGITVNCLHPGAVSTSIGKQHGEWLATILHAILKPFFRGPLKGAETSLYLCTSPEVANISGAYFDNCKKVDPKPWAEDDVAAERLWVLSEECVGFKYS from the coding sequence ATGGAAGGCAAGCACGTTGTTATCACTGGGCCAACCGCAGGCATTGGCAGGGCAAGTGCTCTTGTATTGGCCGCGCAAGGCGCGCAACTGACGCTTCTTTGCCGAAACCTTGAGAAGGGGCGGGAAGTCGCAGATGAGATTGCCTCAGCGGGTGGACTGACACCTAATGTGATTCTCATGGATATGTCGCGTCTCGACAGCGTGCGCTCGGCTGCTAACAGCGTTCTCGAAGTTGGCCAACCAATCGATGTACTCCTCAACAACGCGGGGCTTATGAACTCGCATCGCAGAGAGACCGTTGACGGCTACGAAGAGACCATGGCGGTAAACCACTTTGCGCCTTTTCTGCTAACCGGATTGCTCTTGCCGGCCATCAAGTCTGTCGGACGTGGTGCTCGTATTGTGAACGTGGCCTCAGGGGCTCATAAATTTGTAAAAGGCATGCAGTTCGATGATCTTCAGTCTGAGAACGAATTCAAGATGTTTAACGTCTACGGCAGATCGAAGCTAGCCAATATGCTCTTCACCCGCTCGCTCGCTGCACGGCTTGAGGCGGATGGGATAACCGTCAACTGCCTGCATCCAGGAGCGGTTTCTACCAGCATAGGTAAACAGCATGGCGAGTGGCTGGCGACAATTCTTCACGCCATACTTAAACCCTTCTTTCGCGGTCCTCTGAAAGGCGCGGAGACTTCGCTATATCTCTGCACTAGTCCAGAGGTCGCTAACATCTCCGGCGCTTATTTCGATAACTGCAAAAAGGTCGACCCTAAACCGTGGGCTGAGGATGATGTTGCGGCGGAACGACTATGGGTATTATCCGAGGAATGTGTGGGCTTTAAGTATTCTTAG
- a CDS encoding trypsin-like serine protease with C-terminal PDZ domain (PFAM: Trypsin): MCKRFITGFIAGLGFLFAPVLALLPPALMLSPAASAAVDYLSFATDDEANTTEVFSNASPSVVYVTSTALRRQMFSLNVLEIPQGAGSGFVWDDSGLIVTNYHVVARANKLTVTLSDQREFEAKVVGLAPERDLAVLRLIDPPEGLVELPLGDSSELSVGRKVLAIGNPFGLDTTLTVGVVSALGREIQSPSGRKIRGVIQTDAAINPGNSGGPLLNSLGQLIGVNTAIYSPSGASAGIGFAIPVSTVKEVVPQLIAYGKILRPVLGIERASDQWIQRNRINGVPIVRTYRGFPADDAGMIGARRVGRNDIALGDIIISVDGQSVRTNEDFLSAMEKHRVGDTVTIETLRGNDKLSFDVELTETQ; encoded by the coding sequence ATGTGTAAGCGCTTTATTACAGGCTTTATTGCGGGACTCGGGTTTCTCTTTGCACCGGTACTGGCGCTACTGCCCCCGGCCCTTATGCTCTCTCCTGCGGCAAGCGCGGCGGTAGACTATTTGAGCTTTGCTACCGACGACGAGGCTAACACCACCGAGGTCTTTAGCAACGCCAGTCCATCGGTGGTCTACGTTACGTCGACCGCACTGCGTCGCCAGATGTTTAGTTTGAACGTGCTCGAGATTCCGCAAGGTGCCGGCTCCGGCTTTGTCTGGGACGACTCGGGGCTCATCGTGACCAACTACCACGTTGTAGCACGCGCAAATAAACTGACGGTTACATTAAGCGATCAGCGCGAGTTCGAAGCGAAGGTCGTGGGCCTGGCTCCCGAACGAGACCTTGCTGTTCTTCGTCTAATAGACCCACCAGAGGGCTTGGTAGAGCTGCCCCTAGGTGACTCTTCAGAATTGTCTGTAGGGCGCAAAGTACTTGCGATTGGTAATCCGTTTGGTCTCGACACCACACTTACTGTCGGTGTTGTGAGTGCACTCGGTCGTGAGATCCAATCTCCCAGCGGACGCAAGATTCGAGGCGTTATTCAGACGGACGCTGCAATTAACCCAGGAAATTCAGGGGGTCCCCTGCTCAACTCTTTGGGTCAGCTGATTGGCGTTAACACCGCCATTTACTCACCGAGCGGAGCGTCTGCAGGCATCGGCTTTGCCATTCCTGTAAGCACTGTTAAAGAGGTCGTGCCTCAGCTGATTGCCTACGGCAAGATTCTGCGCCCCGTCCTTGGTATCGAGCGCGCATCAGATCAATGGATCCAGCGTAACCGCATTAACGGCGTACCTATTGTTCGAACCTACCGTGGCTTTCCTGCTGATGATGCAGGCATGATCGGCGCGCGCCGCGTTGGTCGAAACGATATTGCACTCGGCGACATCATTATATCCGTCGACGGCCAATCTGTGAGAACCAACGAAGACTTCCTATCCGCCATGGAAAAGCATCGTGTTGGCGACACCGTCACCATCGAGACGCTGAGAGGAAACGACAAGCTTAGCTTTGACGTTGAGCTTACTGAGACCCAATAG
- a CDS encoding Zn-dependent protease with chaperone function (PFAM: Peptidase family M48), which produces MRILLFLLTNMAVVLVVGVVWRLLGFESFLDNQGIGLDFNALLVFCALFGMGGSLFSLFISKWSAKRGTRTRIIETPSNRDEEWLLQTVRQLADQAGIGMPEVGIFPSDAPNAFATGWNRNNALVAVSTGLLQRMKPEEVRAVMAHEIGHVANGDMVTLTLIQGVVNTFVMFFARVIGHTVDRVVFKNERGLGIGYWVGTIVAEILLSILASMIVMWFSRYREYRADAAGADLAGKNNMAAALRRLQAEINAPSDLPGELTAFGIRSGNGSNIRQLFSSHPPLDKRIEALQNR; this is translated from the coding sequence ATGCGTATCTTGCTTTTCCTTTTAACCAACATGGCGGTTGTCTTAGTTGTCGGCGTCGTATGGCGGCTCCTCGGTTTCGAGAGTTTCCTAGATAACCAGGGCATAGGCTTGGACTTCAACGCCCTGCTCGTTTTTTGCGCGCTTTTTGGCATGGGGGGATCGCTCTTTTCGCTTTTCATTTCAAAGTGGTCAGCGAAGCGCGGAACGCGCACACGCATCATCGAAACACCGAGCAATCGGGACGAGGAATGGCTATTACAGACCGTACGGCAACTGGCTGATCAAGCCGGCATTGGTATGCCCGAAGTAGGTATTTTTCCATCCGACGCGCCGAACGCCTTCGCTACCGGCTGGAACCGTAACAATGCGCTCGTGGCAGTGAGCACAGGACTGTTACAGCGGATGAAGCCCGAAGAAGTCCGCGCGGTCATGGCGCACGAAATTGGCCACGTCGCCAACGGCGATATGGTCACGTTGACGCTGATCCAAGGCGTTGTTAACACCTTTGTGATGTTCTTCGCGCGCGTGATTGGCCACACGGTAGACCGAGTGGTTTTCAAGAATGAGCGCGGCTTAGGCATCGGCTACTGGGTGGGCACAATCGTGGCCGAAATCCTACTCAGTATCCTCGCAAGCATGATTGTCATGTGGTTCTCGCGATACCGAGAGTATCGTGCAGACGCGGCAGGTGCGGATCTCGCAGGTAAGAACAATATGGCAGCCGCACTGCGTCGGCTTCAGGCTGAGATTAACGCGCCGTCCGATCTACCAGGCGAGCTGACAGCGTTCGGTATCCGGTCAGGTAACGGCTCGAATATTCGACAGTTATTCTCGTCACACCCGCCGCTAGATAAGCGCATCGAGGCGCTACAAAACCGTTGA
- a CDS encoding DnaJ-class molecular chaperone with C-terminal Zn finger domain (PFAM: DnaJ domain) has product MIRVLLAIAAAAIAINYLWRIRNMPPHKQRGAYIKFLIGLTIATVIVLTVTGRMHWVGAALTGAFVFLRQVLPWVIRALPFLNKLRQQNTQAGQSAIQTNHLSATLDHATGNIDGEVIDGLHKGWLLSELSLEQLEELLKHYQTEDEESAELLEAYIDQRKQQAEQASEEQHSANQTAASEGARSEALATLGLEEDATEEDIIAAHRSLIQKLHPDRGGNDFLAAKINQAKDILLNK; this is encoded by the coding sequence GTGATTAGAGTACTTTTGGCCATTGCTGCCGCGGCTATCGCCATCAACTACCTGTGGCGCATCCGCAATATGCCGCCACACAAGCAGCGCGGTGCTTACATCAAGTTTTTGATAGGGCTCACTATTGCGACGGTCATTGTCCTCACCGTTACAGGGAGAATGCATTGGGTCGGTGCAGCACTTACCGGTGCTTTTGTTTTCCTCCGCCAAGTACTCCCCTGGGTGATTCGCGCGCTGCCCTTCTTGAATAAGTTGCGTCAGCAAAACACACAAGCGGGCCAGTCCGCGATCCAGACCAATCACTTATCGGCCACACTTGATCATGCGACGGGCAATATCGATGGTGAGGTGATCGACGGGCTCCACAAAGGCTGGTTGTTGTCCGAGTTGTCTCTCGAGCAATTGGAAGAGTTACTGAAGCATTATCAGACCGAGGACGAGGAATCAGCAGAGCTACTCGAGGCGTACATCGATCAGCGGAAACAGCAGGCCGAGCAAGCTTCAGAGGAACAACACTCTGCTAATCAAACGGCTGCCTCTGAGGGCGCTCGATCAGAGGCATTAGCTACCTTGGGATTGGAAGAAGATGCCACCGAGGAAGATATCATCGCAGCACACCGAAGCCTCATTCAGAAGTTGCATCCCGACCGTGGTGGTAATGACTTCCTCGCGGCAAAGATTAATCAAGCCAAAGATATTTTGCTCAACAAGTAA
- a CDS encoding methionine-S-sulfoxide reductase (PFAM: Peptide methionine sulfoxide reductase~TIGRFAM: methionine-S-sulfoxide reductase), whose amino-acid sequence MSIMDILQMRRKDVMPAPEDALSGRGDRMPVTHAHTVLGNPLEGPFDPSLEVAMFGLGCFWGAERVFWKVPGVFSTAVGYAAGFTPNPTYREVCSGQTGHNEVVLVVFDPAKVSFAHLLKVFWESHDPTQGMRQGNDMGTQYRSGIYTYSAAQAEAAEASREEYNERLSVAGYNAITTEIIDAPEFYYAEEYHQQYLDKNPAGYCGIGGTGVACGIGTGVIA is encoded by the coding sequence ATGAGCATCATGGATATCTTACAAATGCGTAGAAAAGACGTGATGCCCGCGCCGGAAGATGCACTGTCCGGTCGCGGTGATCGCATGCCCGTCACTCACGCCCACACCGTGCTTGGCAACCCACTGGAAGGCCCTTTTGACCCATCACTTGAAGTAGCGATGTTTGGTTTGGGCTGTTTCTGGGGCGCCGAGCGTGTCTTTTGGAAAGTCCCTGGCGTCTTTTCGACTGCGGTCGGGTACGCAGCAGGGTTTACGCCTAACCCCACTTATCGTGAGGTTTGCTCTGGCCAAACCGGACATAACGAAGTCGTGCTGGTGGTTTTTGACCCTGCCAAGGTGAGCTTTGCACATTTGCTTAAAGTGTTTTGGGAGAGTCATGACCCAACCCAGGGTATGCGTCAGGGGAATGATATGGGCACGCAATACCGCTCGGGTATCTACACCTATTCAGCTGCTCAGGCAGAAGCGGCGGAGGCGAGTCGCGAAGAGTACAACGAGCGACTCTCGGTGGCTGGCTACAACGCGATAACAACCGAAATCATCGATGCGCCCGAGTTTTACTATGCCGAGGAGTATCACCAGCAATACCTTGATAAGAATCCCGCGGGATATTGCGGTATTGGCGGAACAGGCGTTGCCTGTGGTATCGGAACTGGCGTCATCGCTTAA
- a CDS encoding RNA methyltransferase, RsmE family (PFAM: RNA methyltransferase~TIGRFAM: RNA methyltransferase, RsmE family): MNIVLLRENDWTDGNTVKLADYRAYHLINVIKVEINQTLRIGLINGNRGSANVKQLGENVVELEVTLSEPPLPRHPIHLVLALPRPKMLRRVFRSAAEFGVAELHLIHSYRVEKSYWQSPFLDEDKIEMALIQGLERAGDTVLPRVYQHKRFKPFVEDVLPDISEGRSLLIAHPGASQALPTDTMTPTTLLVGPEGGFIDYEVDLAQQAGATTVNLGSRILSVDTAVCAVLARELA, translated from the coding sequence ATGAATATCGTTCTTCTTCGCGAAAACGACTGGACTGACGGGAACACCGTTAAACTAGCTGACTATCGTGCCTACCATTTGATCAACGTCATCAAGGTTGAGATAAATCAGACGCTTCGGATCGGTCTTATCAACGGGAATCGTGGCTCAGCGAACGTCAAACAGCTCGGCGAGAACGTGGTTGAGTTGGAGGTAACGTTGTCCGAGCCACCACTCCCTCGTCACCCTATCCACCTTGTCTTAGCGTTGCCTCGCCCAAAAATGTTGCGCCGTGTGTTTCGAAGTGCGGCCGAGTTTGGCGTAGCCGAACTGCATTTGATTCACTCTTATCGGGTGGAGAAAAGTTACTGGCAATCGCCCTTTCTCGATGAGGACAAGATCGAGATGGCCTTGATTCAGGGCCTCGAGCGCGCTGGAGATACGGTTTTACCCCGCGTCTATCAACACAAACGCTTCAAACCCTTTGTGGAGGATGTATTGCCCGACATCAGTGAGGGGCGCTCCCTGCTTATCGCACACCCAGGTGCGAGCCAAGCTTTACCCACAGATACAATGACACCCACGACCCTGCTCGTAGGACCCGAGGGTGGCTTCATCGACTATGAAGTGGACCTCGCTCAACAAGCGGGGGCGACGACTGTAAACCTTGGCTCCCGCATTCTCAGTGTTGATACCGCCGTTTGCGCAGTGCTCGCGCGGGAGCTCGCTTAA